The following nucleotide sequence is from Fibrobacter sp. UBA4297.
GAACCTCCTTTCCTAAAATACAAAATTTTAAGAATAATTGCAAGTAAAATTCAACGAAGTACGCGCGGTATTGTGAGTTTTCCGCCTTAAATCTATGCCTAATAAGCATATCTAGTTATGAAAACAAAGTATTTGCAATATCTGAAAAATGAAGGTATATTTGAACATGTAAAGACTTCAACCGAGAGGAACCTATGAAAAAAGTATTGGTCTTGTCCAGCAGCTTGCGCAAGGGAAGCAATTCCGAAACCCTGGCGCAGGAGTTCGCGAAAGGTGCCGCCGAGGCGGGCAACAAGGTGGAATTCGAGTCGCTGCGCGGCAAGAAGATCGGTTTCTGCATGGGCTGCCTCGCTTGCCAGAAGAAGGGCAAATGCGTCATCAAGGACGACGCGCCTGCCATCACCAAGAAGATGGAATCGGCTGATGTCATCGTGTTCGCGACACCGATTTACTATTACGAGATGAGCGGCCAGCTCAAGACGATGCTCGACCGCGCGAATTCCCTCTATTCTAGCGATTACAAGTTCCGCGAAATTTACCTGCTCACATCTGCCGCCGACACCGACGCGAAGGCCATGAACATCGCAAAGCGCGGCATTGGCGGGTGGATAGCCTGCTTTGACGGCGTGAAGCTCAAGGGCTCCCTCTGCGCCACGGGTGCCGAAAGCGCAGGCGATGTCAAGAAGAATTCCGCGCTCCTGAAAAAGGCGTTCACCATGGGAAAGAAAGTTTAAT
It contains:
- a CDS encoding flavodoxin family protein; translated protein: MKKVLVLSSSLRKGSNSETLAQEFAKGAAEAGNKVEFESLRGKKIGFCMGCLACQKKGKCVIKDDAPAITKKMESADVIVFATPIYYYEMSGQLKTMLDRANSLYSSDYKFREIYLLTSAADTDAKAMNIAKRGIGGWIACFDGVKLKGSLCATGAESAGDVKKNSALLKKAFTMGKKV